A single genomic interval of Rhizobium brockwellii harbors:
- a CDS encoding TrbG/VirB9 family P-type conjugative transfer protein yields MAALSFLLLLGTTVGHAELVARPGRVDPRVRSLPYSAEQVFLVTGTYGMVTTILFGTDEEITQVVAGDTVSWQILTSADRRSLTLKPMEKDASTNLSVVTTRRTYSFDLRVNDSKAIQNQTFKLQFTYPEDAGLKGTAELWKQAQDAARNPNLKNIRRDKVNYDYGFKGSDAAKPLWVFDDGLKTFMKFTGDIPAIFIVDRKRRESLVNYRREADYIVIDTVSRQWSLRYGTEDETCLFNLRTVPADIPAPIEGAVAPKRIGAGGPPQQAQH; encoded by the coding sequence ATGGCGGCGCTCTCATTCTTACTGCTGCTGGGAACCACGGTCGGTCATGCCGAACTGGTTGCACGTCCGGGAAGGGTCGATCCTCGGGTGCGCTCGCTACCCTATTCGGCTGAACAGGTTTTCCTGGTGACCGGCACCTACGGGATGGTGACGACGATCCTCTTCGGCACGGACGAAGAGATCACCCAGGTCGTTGCCGGCGACACTGTCTCCTGGCAGATCCTCACCTCGGCCGACCGGCGTTCCCTGACCTTGAAGCCAATGGAAAAGGACGCTTCGACCAATCTCTCCGTTGTGACCACCAGGCGGACCTACTCCTTTGATCTGCGGGTCAACGACAGCAAGGCGATCCAGAACCAGACCTTCAAGCTGCAGTTCACCTATCCCGAAGATGCCGGGCTGAAGGGGACTGCCGAGCTTTGGAAACAGGCGCAGGATGCTGCGCGCAATCCGAACCTCAAGAACATCCGTCGCGACAAGGTCAACTACGACTATGGCTTCAAGGGAAGCGATGCGGCAAAGCCGCTCTGGGTGTTTGACGACGGATTGAAGACCTTCATGAAATTCACCGGCGACATTCCGGCGATCTTCATCGTCGACCGGAAACGCCGCGAGAGCCTCGTGAACTACCGCCGCGAGGCCGATTACATCGTCATCGATACCGTCTCGCGGCAGTGGTCGCTGCGCTATGGCACCGAGGACGAGACCTGCCTGTTCAATCTGCGAACTGTTCCCGCCGATATTCCGGCGCCGATCGAAGGTGCGGTTGCGCCGAAGCGGATCGGTGCCGGCGGTCCCCCGCAACAAGCTCAACACTAG
- the virB10 gene encoding type IV secretion system protein VirB10 produces the protein MSDPNYHSLDTDSAIGGPVRRSSVGLMRPIAVIAAIAGVGVVLYFLLAGGEQQPAIDTTPREEFRPVQTPRNEGFRTPAPPPLPTVVVPEAPPPPPPPPPAPVVPAAAPVLPPAEVDCTRGKNPDNPRCIELARQAKLLERVRSSAMVFDQSDQRNGAARASTDVTGAGLFGASDSSGAQTAAASNGGGAVDNDRAFLKAMGGQGVDVSVATENRRTDAWIPQGTMIRGTLETAINSDLAGMVKGIVREDVYSFDGRRILIPAGSSLIGDYKSGVERGQERILIVWTRMIRGDGVSVQLGSYGTDRLGRSGMTGVVDRKYWERFGPPAMMTLIGGATQYIAQLGQKQDRNITIVNTDGTVTSIPQDNGSTSQDRAREIAAETIASGIQQLASEAFQDSRNIRPTIHIPQGSDINVFVTRDLDFAGLYPDPVREEFERLRRRKLGK, from the coding sequence ATGTCGGATCCAAATTATCATTCGCTCGACACCGACAGCGCCATTGGCGGTCCGGTCCGGAGGAGCAGCGTTGGTCTCATGCGGCCGATCGCGGTTATCGCGGCCATCGCCGGCGTCGGCGTCGTCCTTTATTTTCTGCTTGCCGGCGGCGAGCAGCAGCCGGCGATCGACACGACGCCGCGCGAGGAGTTCCGTCCGGTCCAGACACCCAGGAACGAAGGGTTCAGAACGCCGGCCCCGCCTCCTTTGCCGACGGTCGTCGTTCCGGAAGCGCCGCCGCCACCCCCTCCGCCGCCGCCAGCGCCCGTCGTTCCGGCGGCTGCTCCCGTTTTGCCACCGGCCGAGGTCGACTGCACCAGAGGCAAGAACCCGGACAATCCCCGCTGCATCGAGCTCGCACGGCAAGCCAAGCTGCTGGAGCGTGTTCGCTCTTCCGCCATGGTCTTCGATCAATCGGATCAGAGGAACGGCGCGGCACGGGCCTCGACCGACGTCACGGGTGCGGGACTGTTCGGCGCCAGTGATTCGTCCGGGGCGCAAACGGCAGCAGCGTCAAACGGCGGCGGCGCGGTCGACAATGATCGTGCTTTCCTGAAGGCGATGGGCGGGCAGGGTGTGGACGTTTCAGTCGCAACCGAGAACCGCCGCACGGACGCCTGGATCCCGCAGGGCACGATGATCCGCGGCACGCTGGAGACGGCGATCAATTCAGACCTCGCCGGCATGGTGAAGGGGATTGTACGGGAAGACGTCTATTCGTTCGACGGCCGGCGCATCCTCATACCGGCAGGCTCGTCCCTAATCGGCGATTATAAATCCGGGGTCGAGCGGGGGCAGGAGCGGATCCTGATTGTCTGGACACGGATGATCCGCGGAGACGGCGTTTCGGTGCAGCTCGGCTCCTATGGCACCGATCGGCTTGGGCGCTCGGGCATGACGGGTGTCGTCGACCGCAAGTATTGGGAACGGTTCGGGCCGCCGGCGATGATGACGTTGATTGGTGGCGCCACTCAGTACATCGCCCAGCTCGGCCAGAAGCAGGACCGCAATATCACGATCGTCAACACGGATGGAACGGTGACCAGCATTCCTCAGGATAATGGAAGCACGTCACAGGATCGTGCCCGCGAAATTGCTGCCGAGACGATTGCGTCCGGCATCCAGCAGCTGGCGTCAGAAGCTTTCCAGGACAGCCGCAACATCCGGCCGACGATCCACATTCCTCAGGGCTCCGACATCAATGTCTTCGTCACACGCGATCTCGACTTCGCCGGGCTTTATCCGGATCCGGTCCGCGAAGAGTTTGAGAGACTGCGCAGAAGGAAGCTTGGCAAATGA
- the virB11 gene encoding P-type DNA transfer ATPase VirB11, which yields MNARPSISAEQHFLSEAIEPIRPFLDDPGVVEISCQRSNEIWLERIGQLSMMRQQVDGLDQESIRHMASRAASFTKQTVNAEHPLLSATLVNGERVQFVLNPTSATGHAFSIRKQFIRRFDLNDYEKAGAFRFTKVTGDDYIDDVDIELSRLLRAGKVRAFLELAAINHRSMLISGGTSTGKTTFLNTMLTAIPNHERFILMQDTAELEPLQENVVSLLVSKGGQGEARVTMGDLLATALRLRPDRIFMGELRGDEAFDFLNAINTGHPGSMSTIHANSPHHAFNRLSTLVLNSNVRMERDDIIRYIRSIIPIVVQLKKSDAAGGRGVSEIYFADEVDENGKRIHAHRD from the coding sequence ATGAACGCGCGCCCGTCGATTTCTGCTGAGCAGCATTTTCTGTCTGAGGCCATCGAGCCGATCCGACCGTTCCTCGACGATCCCGGCGTGGTTGAGATTTCCTGCCAGCGCAGCAATGAGATCTGGCTCGAGCGTATCGGCCAGCTCAGCATGATGAGGCAGCAAGTCGACGGCCTCGACCAGGAATCAATCCGCCATATGGCATCGCGCGCCGCCTCGTTCACCAAGCAGACGGTCAACGCTGAACATCCGCTCCTATCGGCGACGCTCGTCAATGGCGAGCGCGTGCAGTTCGTGCTGAACCCGACTTCCGCGACGGGCCACGCCTTCTCCATCCGCAAGCAATTCATCCGCCGGTTCGATTTGAACGACTATGAGAAGGCTGGCGCGTTCCGCTTCACCAAGGTGACGGGAGACGACTATATCGACGACGTCGATATCGAGCTGTCGCGGCTGCTGCGGGCCGGCAAGGTTCGCGCCTTCCTGGAGCTCGCGGCAATCAATCACCGCAGCATGCTGATTTCGGGCGGCACCTCCACCGGCAAGACGACGTTTCTGAATACGATGCTCACCGCCATTCCGAACCATGAGCGGTTCATCCTCATGCAGGACACGGCTGAGCTGGAGCCGCTACAGGAAAACGTCGTCTCGCTGCTGGTCTCGAAGGGTGGCCAGGGCGAGGCAAGGGTGACGATGGGCGATCTGCTGGCCACGGCGCTCCGTCTCAGACCGGATCGGATCTTCATGGGCGAGCTGCGCGGCGACGAGGCCTTCGACTTCCTGAATGCGATCAATACCGGGCATCCCGGTTCAATGTCGACGATCCATGCAAACTCGCCGCACCACGCCTTCAACCGGCTGTCGACGCTGGTACTCAACAGCAATGTGCGCATGGAGCGCGACGACATCATTCGATACATCCGCTCGATCATCCCGATCGTGGTCCAGTTGAAGAAGAGTGATGCCGCCGGCGGCCGCGGCGTCAGCGAGATCTACTTTGCCGACGAGGTGGACGAAAATGGCAAGCGTATCCACGCACACCGAGACTGA
- a CDS encoding type IV secretory system conjugative DNA transfer family protein: MASVSTHTETDRPKWTGLQRASLFTLPIALLGIVLLWLAFFTLIYDAYITSFGSSSYFDYVAQARWIDAVRYTWSIIHVRNTVGISLLAFVVALPFLFFLACLWMLKGGRALSRKILYLLHVRSMFSLIAHTALIFAAAYAGVIVYGVAFYLVATKAGEHAEIASYYGNHLAAMYQAPFGAIDAAGAYQKPSRQTVLAALAGLAAAGAIVGFPIGAAIQKRQRMIMGKARLATLKDAADFRLRDKHGIVLGLKQGLLLRNDGDQHVMVIGSPGQGKSRGFVIPTMMSFQGSQVVLDMSGELFEETSGYLKDKGYEVFLLAPGSKFTDGYNPLDLISDEPNQRITDLQKLTQMLLPERLRSDSSDFWEESARILLTAMLGFVLECPDTRKSLSELYRILNSMSDERKAIIQLLENYEPVLSDQTRMQLTKFAGRHEKLGEGIAAEIVAKLNFLQNPLVEALTSITTIPIGTIRKRKMVIYIQADWNAMQIYERLISMFIQQMADKLVQMGPLRNREHEVLMMLDEFGNGGRIDTVLTLAPLIRKNGVRFVFILQDGAQLERLYQRSGQKILMGASTIKLFMNFQNQEDATAVSMAAGKTTEWVEQSSYSHRHGRRQRSISKVPVSVDLLPVNTLMMMKPEEAILQVTGMPLMRIMKLDSGGERMFSKVRKFKPAKRPCIEPVEWTIDDSKSAAAAPASTGTDNDAVRFVVKDGVRHVYISSLDELRHRLDLDETREAGVAEEEVQAEKKKQSGDKQKGDSASGQRKCGIPKTPGAARESDIGLDIDEEKLSRNVYSGSPAHRSVRAKQANGPSDQSGPRPAATVLRRQEVRDVFGADLTALNEVIFQQAEENALEPVELNADVELLIESLSDRLTEDSSRAYLRQFASLVRDPLGEDREQSESEAHAE; this comes from the coding sequence ATGGCAAGCGTATCCACGCACACCGAGACTGACCGCCCGAAATGGACGGGCCTGCAGCGGGCATCGTTGTTCACCTTGCCGATCGCACTGCTCGGAATCGTTCTCCTGTGGCTCGCCTTCTTCACGCTGATCTACGACGCCTACATCACCTCGTTCGGATCTTCGTCCTACTTCGACTATGTCGCACAAGCGCGCTGGATCGACGCCGTGCGCTATACCTGGTCTATCATCCATGTCCGCAACACGGTCGGAATTTCGCTGCTGGCCTTCGTGGTTGCCTTGCCGTTCCTGTTTTTCTTGGCTTGCCTCTGGATGCTGAAAGGCGGCAGGGCGTTGTCGCGCAAGATCCTCTACCTGCTGCATGTCCGGTCGATGTTCAGCCTGATCGCCCATACGGCTCTCATCTTCGCCGCCGCCTATGCCGGCGTCATCGTCTACGGCGTGGCCTTTTATCTCGTTGCCACAAAGGCCGGTGAGCATGCCGAGATTGCCAGCTACTACGGCAATCATCTGGCCGCGATGTATCAGGCTCCTTTCGGCGCAATCGATGCAGCCGGCGCCTATCAAAAACCCTCCCGGCAGACGGTGCTCGCCGCGCTCGCCGGTCTCGCTGCCGCCGGTGCCATCGTCGGATTTCCGATCGGCGCGGCAATTCAGAAACGCCAGCGGATGATCATGGGAAAGGCACGCCTCGCAACCTTGAAGGACGCAGCCGATTTTCGGCTGCGCGACAAGCACGGCATCGTTCTCGGACTGAAGCAGGGATTGCTGCTGCGCAACGACGGCGATCAGCACGTCATGGTCATCGGTTCGCCGGGACAGGGCAAATCGCGCGGCTTCGTCATCCCGACGATGATGAGTTTTCAGGGATCGCAGGTCGTCCTCGACATGAGCGGCGAGCTCTTCGAGGAGACCTCCGGTTATCTCAAGGACAAGGGGTACGAGGTCTTCCTGCTCGCTCCGGGCTCGAAGTTCACCGACGGCTACAATCCCCTCGACCTGATCAGTGACGAGCCGAACCAGCGGATTACCGACCTGCAGAAGCTTACGCAAATGCTTCTGCCGGAACGTCTGCGATCGGATTCCTCCGACTTCTGGGAGGAAAGCGCCAGGATCCTGTTGACGGCCATGCTCGGCTTCGTGCTCGAATGCCCCGACACCCGCAAGTCGCTCAGCGAGCTCTATCGCATTCTCAATTCGATGTCGGACGAGCGCAAGGCGATCATCCAGCTATTGGAAAACTATGAGCCGGTTCTCTCCGACCAGACCCGGATGCAGCTCACCAAATTCGCCGGGCGCCATGAAAAGCTCGGGGAGGGGATCGCCGCGGAGATCGTCGCCAAGCTCAATTTCCTGCAGAACCCGCTGGTGGAAGCGCTGACCTCGATCACCACAATCCCGATCGGCACCATCAGAAAGCGGAAGATGGTGATCTACATCCAGGCCGACTGGAACGCCATGCAGATCTATGAGCGGCTGATCTCGATGTTCATCCAGCAGATGGCCGACAAGCTCGTGCAGATGGGACCGTTGCGCAACCGTGAGCATGAAGTGCTGATGATGCTCGACGAATTCGGCAATGGCGGCCGGATCGATACGGTGCTGACGCTCGCCCCGCTGATCCGCAAGAATGGCGTGCGGTTCGTCTTCATCCTCCAGGACGGCGCCCAATTGGAGCGGCTGTACCAGCGCTCCGGCCAAAAGATCCTGATGGGCGCTTCGACGATCAAGCTGTTCATGAATTTCCAGAACCAGGAAGATGCGACCGCTGTCTCGATGGCTGCTGGCAAAACGACGGAGTGGGTCGAACAATCGTCTTATTCGCATCGCCACGGCCGAAGACAGCGATCGATCTCGAAGGTGCCGGTCTCGGTCGATCTTCTTCCCGTCAACACGCTGATGATGATGAAGCCGGAAGAGGCGATCCTGCAGGTCACCGGTATGCCGCTGATGCGCATCATGAAGCTCGATTCCGGCGGCGAGCGGATGTTTTCGAAAGTGCGGAAGTTCAAGCCGGCGAAAAGGCCTTGCATTGAGCCGGTTGAATGGACGATCGACGACAGCAAGTCCGCTGCGGCGGCCCCGGCCTCGACAGGCACTGACAACGACGCCGTGCGCTTCGTCGTCAAGGATGGTGTCCGCCACGTCTACATTTCCTCGCTCGACGAGCTGCGTCATCGCCTGGATCTCGACGAGACGCGCGAGGCCGGTGTGGCGGAGGAGGAGGTACAGGCGGAAAAGAAGAAGCAGTCGGGAGACAAGCAAAAGGGGGATTCGGCGAGCGGGCAACGAAAGTGCGGCATACCCAAAACGCCTGGAGCCGCTCGCGAGAGTGACATCGGTCTCGATATCGACGAGGAGAAGCTCAGCCGCAATGTCTATTCGGGCTCACCGGCACATCGGAGCGTTCGAGCCAAACAGGCCAATGGTCCGTCGGATCAAAGCGGCCCTCGGCCTGCTGCAACTGTTCTTCGGCGGCAGGAGGTCAGAGACGTATTCGGGGCAGATCTTACCGCGTTGAACGAGGTGATCTTCCAGCAGGCCGAAGAGAACGCGCTTGAGCCGGTCGAGCTGAACGCGGATGTCGAGCTCTTGATAGAGAGCCTGTCGGATCGGCTCACGGAGGACAGCTCGAGAGCCTACCTGCGCCAGTTCGCTAGCTTAGTGCGGGATCCGCTGGGCGAGGATCGGGAGCAATCTGAGTCCGAGGCGCATGCTGAGTAG
- a CDS encoding helix-turn-helix domain-containing protein has product MSRVKDDQSGNAVGVSMLKALSFQERLAIGLRRLKAERGLTNKDLAEQLGVSEAYMSQVTRCMRDVKLSTLDKMQREWNVIIEDLLRVTEDDLSLIEALKARRGKKKAPETAT; this is encoded by the coding sequence ATGTCGCGTGTGAAAGACGATCAGTCCGGCAACGCAGTGGGCGTCTCGATGTTGAAGGCACTATCGTTTCAAGAAAGGCTGGCAATCGGCCTGCGCCGATTGAAGGCCGAGCGCGGCCTAACGAACAAGGATCTGGCCGAACAACTCGGCGTATCAGAGGCCTATATGTCGCAAGTGACCCGCTGCATGCGTGACGTCAAGCTGTCGACGCTCGACAAGATGCAGCGGGAGTGGAATGTCATTATCGAGGATTTGCTCAGAGTCACCGAAGACGATCTCTCTCTGATAGAAGCGTTGAAAGCCCGCCGTGGGAAGAAAAAAGCTCCCGAGACCGCGACCTGA
- a CDS encoding thermonuclease family protein has protein sequence MVPTALLAQSRPSDVPRQIYGKVQVVDATTFEFVKSRQIVRLAGYEAPRLEQTATSDGVEWPAGQVSRAWMILRTLGQNVNCAPIGRDTNKILIAHCFVGEINLAATAIAEGIGYAFNYRNEPQVPAYFDIERKARGLGFGVWSSPDLLPPWLYTASTVAAEKPDGQSPEAETGLPLPLPVTQAAR, from the coding sequence ATGGTCCCGACGGCGTTGCTTGCGCAAAGCCGCCCGTCCGATGTGCCGCGTCAGATCTACGGCAAGGTTCAGGTCGTTGACGCGACCACGTTCGAATTCGTCAAGAGCCGACAGATCGTCCGCCTGGCTGGGTATGAAGCCCCTCGCCTTGAGCAGACCGCAACGAGCGATGGCGTGGAGTGGCCCGCCGGTCAGGTTTCGCGTGCCTGGATGATCCTCCGGACACTTGGGCAGAACGTCAACTGCGCGCCAATTGGCCGCGACACCAACAAGATCCTGATCGCTCATTGCTTTGTCGGCGAAATAAATCTGGCAGCAACGGCAATTGCGGAGGGTATCGGTTACGCATTCAACTACCGCAACGAGCCACAAGTCCCTGCATATTTCGATATTGAGCGGAAAGCCAGGGGGCTGGGCTTTGGAGTCTGGTCGTCACCGGACCTGCTTCCCCCTTGGCTTTACACCGCATCGACTGTGGCCGCAGAGAAGCCGGACGGCCAATCACCAGAAGCCGAGACGGGCCTGCCCCTGCCTTTGCCTGTTACCCAAGCGGCTCGGTAA
- a CDS encoding thermonuclease family protein: MLADGNVAREPHFSPSVVPVQASQTDIPSAVDAGRVQPEFVPFPTEAQFETGDTWISGGRRYRLYGLQACLRGTNVTVSAGVVRDCGELDLVMAQALIRDTRPVCATIKNLDQNNAVVACQTTTGRHRYDLATYMIAQGWGFAAVDSAGRLIVPGYRAAEESARSARAGLWAYSDLPHPVSVLQQQAGAQQ, translated from the coding sequence ATGCTCGCCGACGGCAATGTCGCGCGCGAACCGCATTTCTCGCCATCGGTCGTCCCTGTTCAGGCATCGCAAACCGACATTCCCTCGGCCGTTGACGCTGGTCGCGTCCAACCCGAATTCGTTCCGTTTCCGACGGAGGCACAATTCGAGACGGGCGACACCTGGATCTCCGGCGGCCGACGCTATCGCCTCTATGGTCTGCAGGCCTGTCTCCGGGGAACCAACGTCACCGTCTCTGCCGGCGTTGTCCGGGATTGCGGAGAGCTCGATCTGGTCATGGCGCAGGCGTTGATCCGAGACACGAGGCCCGTCTGCGCGACCATCAAAAATCTCGACCAGAACAACGCGGTCGTCGCATGCCAAACGACGACAGGCCGGCATCGGTACGACCTGGCAACCTATATGATTGCCCAAGGTTGGGGATTTGCCGCCGTCGACAGCGCGGGGCGACTGATTGTTCCAGGTTACCGGGCTGCGGAGGAATCTGCACGTTCGGCGCGCGCCGGACTCTGGGCCTATTCGGACCTACCGCATCCGGTTTCCGTTCTCCAACAACAGGCGGGGGCACAACAATGA
- a CDS encoding thermonuclease family protein translates to MNNGARRFDRLLFCTLLNALIALPSAARADTVSDFVGYYQNAYAEGRDLIPGPQIPLDISSIASRLDLQTVSPKAALSGSAFLGADGDVIKLAGVQGCLSAEPLEFAGMPTTCAMISLAGMTATLDEAKAGAGDAFPCHVFAQNPGRPTVRFAECFFVENGAVRSLSEALIRKGLAFAARDRAGRPVFPEYLQAEETARGEQAGIWANGQFTHPYHPVNPSTN, encoded by the coding sequence ATGAACAATGGCGCTCGGCGGTTCGACCGCCTCCTCTTTTGCACCCTTCTCAATGCCTTGATCGCCCTGCCCTCTGCCGCGCGGGCCGACACGGTCTCGGATTTTGTCGGCTATTATCAGAACGCCTACGCAGAGGGCCGGGATTTGATTCCTGGCCCACAAATACCGCTGGACATCTCATCGATCGCGTCCCGACTTGATCTGCAAACTGTTAGCCCAAAGGCCGCGCTGAGCGGCAGCGCCTTTCTCGGCGCCGATGGTGACGTGATCAAACTAGCCGGCGTCCAGGGTTGCCTCTCGGCCGAGCCACTGGAGTTTGCCGGAATGCCGACGACCTGTGCGATGATTTCGCTTGCCGGCATGACTGCGACGCTCGATGAGGCAAAGGCAGGTGCCGGCGACGCATTTCCTTGCCACGTTTTCGCGCAAAATCCCGGCAGACCGACCGTGCGTTTTGCTGAATGTTTTTTCGTCGAGAATGGCGCGGTTCGATCGCTCTCCGAAGCGCTCATCCGCAAGGGCTTGGCGTTCGCTGCCCGTGACCGCGCCGGTCGGCCTGTCTTCCCGGAATACCTGCAAGCCGAGGAAACCGCACGCGGTGAGCAGGCCGGAATCTGGGCAAACGGCCAGTTCACCCATCCTTACCACCCGGTCAATCCGTCGACCAATTGA
- a CDS encoding ParA family protein, whose product MAAKPLSLAISTFKGGAGKSTLNVNLAAEFAQQGHRTLLIDCDEQESSTRWYNVSMKRGLLPTDGTLLHLRVAPGDQFRDRLADAPEADIRIYDVGGYVHQRAIEVYHECDAVLIPIIPEPTAATSAIKVATILKEISKKRPQGPIPYAAIWNYVDMIALKHNRSLPEVHAILTSGRIPMVETVIRKSNHFSDVGAGFGSLYSKLASIENNPSLTPSAKRRASESVLDAIDLVKKINNEFIGLLQAEAA is encoded by the coding sequence ATGGCAGCCAAACCACTTTCGCTTGCTATCTCGACGTTCAAAGGCGGTGCGGGAAAGTCGACGCTGAATGTCAATCTTGCAGCGGAATTCGCGCAACAGGGACACAGAACGCTGCTCATCGATTGCGATGAGCAGGAGTCGTCGACACGCTGGTACAATGTCTCGATGAAGCGCGGCTTGCTTCCGACCGACGGCACGTTGCTGCACCTGCGAGTGGCGCCCGGAGATCAGTTTCGGGACCGGTTGGCCGACGCGCCCGAGGCGGATATTCGGATCTATGACGTTGGCGGCTATGTCCATCAACGCGCGATCGAGGTCTATCACGAGTGCGACGCCGTTCTCATTCCGATTATTCCGGAACCGACCGCCGCGACGTCAGCGATCAAGGTCGCAACCATTTTGAAAGAGATATCCAAAAAACGGCCCCAGGGACCGATCCCTTACGCGGCGATCTGGAATTATGTCGACATGATCGCTCTCAAACATAACAGGTCGCTTCCGGAAGTCCATGCGATCCTGACGAGCGGCAGGATTCCCATGGTGGAGACCGTCATCCGCAAGAGCAATCATTTCAGCGATGTCGGGGCAGGCTTCGGCTCGCTCTATTCCAAGCTGGCCAGCATTGAGAACAACCCATCGTTGACCCCATCGGCCAAGCGCCGGGCAAGCGAGAGCGTGCTCGATGCGATCGATCTCGTCAAGAAGATCAACAACGAATTCATCGGCCTCCTGCAGGCGGAGGCGGCTTAG